One Scomber scombrus chromosome 1, fScoSco1.1, whole genome shotgun sequence DNA segment encodes these proteins:
- the traf6 gene encoding TNF receptor-associated factor 6 encodes MACFDSNKGSLEEDSYEGAVCGELSSCALAMLEKEQESMLSPSESPGTFISSNSSSLQAAVPLQGYDVEFDPPLESKYECPICLMALRNAIQTPCGHRFCKNCIEKSIRDTGQKCPVDNEMLSEDQLFPDNFAKREILSLTVRCPNAGCDDKMELRHLEKHVVQCQFATVPCPLCQKSVRKSYLEEHKTNECLRRPVSCSDCVACFVFEERELHELQCPFANVKCQYCEMDLIRDQIGPHCDTDCPKAPIACNFSTFGCKERMQRHNLAQHMQEFTQMHMRYMAEFLRGFSLNGTTPKSLWALAPSVSSEDQGSAASVSASGGSRGTVSCNSSFAPSQPSEEMQRLREMDGRLVKQDHQLRELIILKDTRAGQLAELQRRVSMLEDTVKELEAQQCHGIFIWRLKNFSSHLRNQEAGQPVVEHSPGFYTGRPGYKLCLRLHLQTPNAPRCSNFISLFVHTMQGAYDGLLTWPFQGTIRLAILDQGPEGQHHMELMETKPDLQAFQKPTIQRNPKGFGYVTFLHLTQLSQRSFVKDDTLLIRCEVTPRFDNVFHREGPTVQPRGPEASVSRD; translated from the exons ATGGCTTGCTTTGATAGTAATAAGGGGAGTTTGGAGGAGGACAGTTATGAAGGAGCTGTCTGTGGAGAGCTGTCCAGCTGTGCCTTGGCAATGCTGGAAAAGGAACAAGAATCAATGCTCAGCCCCTCAGAGAGCCCTGGCACCTTCATCAGCAGCAACTCCAGCAGTCTTCAGGCTGCCGTCCCCCTCCAGGGCTACGACGTGGAGTTCGACCCACCTCTAGAGAGTAAATATGAGTGCCCTATCTGCCTCATGGCTTTGAGGAATGCCATCCAAACACCCTGTGGTCACCGTTTCTGCAAGAACTGCATTGAGAAGTCCATTCG TGACACAGGACAGAAATGCCCTGTGGACAATGAAATGCTGTCAGAAGACCAGCTGTTTCCTGATAACTTTGCCAAACGGGAGATTCTTTCATTAACTGTTCGCTGTCCAAATGCTGGCTGTGATGACAAAATGGAGCTCCGACATTTGGAG aAACATGTGGTGCAGTGTCAGTTTGCAACTGTGCCTTGCCCACTGTGCCAAAAGTCTGTGAGAAAAAGCTACCTAGAGGAGCACAAAACGAATGAGTGCCTAAGGAGACCTGTGTCGTGTTCAGACTGTGTGGCATGCTTTGtatttgaggagagagag CTTCATGAGCTGCAGTGTCCCTTTGCCAATGTCAAGTGCCAGTACTGTGAGATGGATCTCATCAGAGACCAG attGGGCCTCATTGTGATACAGATTGCCCAAAAGCACCAATTGCCTGTAACTTTAGCACCTTTGGATGTAAGGAAAGG ATGCAGCGCCACAACTTGGCTCAGCACATGCAGGAGTTCACACAGATGCATATGCGCTACATGGCGGAGTTCCTGCGTGGCTTTAGCCTTAATGGCACCACCCCAAAATCACTCTGGGCACTTGCACCATCTGTTTCCTCTGAGGATCAAGGATCTGCAGCATCAGTATCCGCCTCTGGTGGTTCCAGAGGAACTGTAAGCTGCAACAGCAGCTTTGCCCCTTCTCAGCCTAGCGAAGAGATGCAGAGGCTCCGGGAGATGGATGGACGACTGGTGAAACAGGATCACCAGCTACGTGAGCTCATCATCTTAAAAGATACACGG GCAGGCCAGCTTGCGGAGCTCCAGCGTAGGGTGTCTATGCTGGAGGACACAGTGAAGGAGCTGGAGGCTCAGCAGTGCCACGGTATCTTCATCTGGCGCCTCAAAAATTTCTCTTCCCACCTGCGGAACCAAGAAGCAGGACAGCCAGTAGTTGAGCACAGCCCAGGCTTCTACACTGGTCGCCCAGGCTACAAACTGTGCCTGCGCTTACACCTGCAGACCCCCAACGCCCCACGCTGCTCCAACTTCATCTCCCTATTTGTCCACACCATGCAAGGAGCTTATGATGGGCTGCTGACCTGGCCGTTCCAGGGCACCATCCGACTCGCCATCCTAGACCAGGGCCCTGAGGGTCAGCACCACATGGAGCTGATGGAGACTAAGCCAGACCTGCAAGCTTTCCAGAAGCCCACCATCCAGCGCAACCCTAAAGGATTTGGCTACGTGACCTTTCTGCACCTGACACAGCTGAGTCAGAGATCCTTTGTTAAAGACGACACACTTCTTATCCGCTGTGAAGTCACGCCACGTTTCGACAATGTGTTTCACCGTGAGGGACCAACAGTGCAGCCTAGAGGGCCCGAGGCCTCAGTTTCAAGGGACTAA